From Agrobacterium tumefaciens, a single genomic window includes:
- a CDS encoding helix-turn-helix transcriptional regulator, with translation MIRSAAEFGALVREHRKKQGWTQTQLAERCGTGERFIVDLENGKPSCHLEKSLIAAQTVGIDLGNLKSEPRPPSTQADDDLGYLPRFS, from the coding sequence ATGATCCGTTCGGCTGCGGAGTTCGGTGCACTTGTTCGTGAACACAGGAAGAAGCAGGGTTGGACCCAGACCCAGCTCGCGGAACGTTGCGGGACGGGGGAGCGCTTCATCGTCGATCTGGAGAACGGCAAGCCAAGTTGCCATCTCGAAAAGTCACTCATCGCGGCACAGACGGTTGGCATTGATCTAGGTAACCTGAAATCCGAACCGCGGCCTCCTAGCACGCAAGCCGACGACGATCTCGGCTATCTGCCCCGCTTCTCTTAA
- a CDS encoding cytochrome b, producing MQRMNRNDKNMWLDSPDRYGMISRLLHWGMAYLLIWQFAVILMWRIFGSADWVKNVTSFGPGHGTVGLLTILLVVIRVIWALINRGRRPARASGWSGRAAAVVHFCFYGLMFIIPALALVRAYGNGRGFMPWIPATGVRVEWMVAPANQLHGVLSWCLSALIAGHIVMALFHQLALKDGTLARMTGPFRPSTAGRCCDLEISATGASSSVRSQRPLI from the coding sequence ATGCAGCGCATGAACAGAAACGACAAGAACATGTGGTTGGATTCGCCGGATCGGTATGGAATGATCAGCCGGCTGTTACATTGGGGGATGGCCTATCTGCTCATTTGGCAGTTTGCCGTTATCCTCATGTGGCGTATCTTTGGTTCGGCTGACTGGGTGAAGAACGTGACATCGTTCGGACCGGGCCATGGAACAGTGGGCCTGCTGACGATCCTCCTTGTCGTCATCCGTGTCATCTGGGCGCTGATCAATCGCGGTCGGCGGCCGGCACGTGCTTCAGGCTGGTCGGGCCGGGCGGCAGCTGTTGTCCATTTTTGTTTCTATGGACTGATGTTCATCATTCCGGCGCTGGCGCTTGTACGGGCCTACGGCAACGGGCGCGGATTTATGCCGTGGATCCCGGCAACAGGTGTGAGGGTCGAATGGATGGTGGCGCCTGCCAATCAGTTGCATGGCGTTTTGTCGTGGTGCCTGTCGGCTTTGATTGCCGGGCACATTGTCATGGCGCTTTTCCATCAGCTGGCCCTCAAGGATGGCACACTTGCGCGCATGACCGGACCTTTTCGGCCCTCTACTGCTGGAAGATGCTGCGACCTTGAAATTAGCGCGACGGGAGCGTCATCTTCAGTTCGGTCGCAGCGTCCTTTAATCTAG
- a CDS encoding DUF2442 domain-containing protein, whose product MTDDMIDAALERGRVAQTHECRAAKATYDRHSRQVVIELTNVYVFAFPAALVEALRMADDHQIAAVKMLGQRYGLHWEALDLDLSLTGLKARRFWSRGTEGA is encoded by the coding sequence ATGACGGATGATATGATCGACGCCGCGCTGGAGCGTGGCCGTGTTGCGCAGACGCACGAATGCCGTGCGGCCAAAGCGACTTATGATCGTCATTCGCGCCAAGTCGTCATCGAACTCACGAATGTTTATGTTTTCGCCTTTCCGGCAGCGCTGGTGGAAGCATTGAGGATGGCCGACGATCATCAGATAGCCGCCGTTAAAATGCTCGGACAAAGATACGGTCTGCACTGGGAGGCGCTGGATCTGGACCTTTCGCTGACTGGCTTGAAGGCACGGCGTTTTTGGTCGCGAGGAACCGAAGGCGCATGA
- a CDS encoding antitoxin, with protein MEQGAVFQSNRSQAIRLPKAVALPDDVKRVDIVAIGRTRIIAPAGEIWDSWFEGPEASADFMNDRDQPAAQEREAF; from the coding sequence ATGGAGCAGGGTGCGGTTTTTCAGAGCAACAGGAGCCAGGCCATCCGCCTTCCAAAGGCGGTTGCTTTGCCAGATGATGTGAAGCGCGTCGATATCGTTGCAATCGGGCGCACCCGGATCATTGCCCCTGCCGGTGAGATCTGGGACAGCTGGTTCGAAGGGCCAGAGGCGTCGGCCGATTTTATGAACGACCGTGATCAGCCGGCTGCGCAGGAGCGGGAAGCATTTTGA
- a CDS encoding class I SAM-dependent methyltransferase → MTQLDEAKLNSFIGKMLGDLGGAFSVPTVRIGLRLGLFDALHRSGPVTSAGLAAAAGDLSERYVREWALAQAANGYIDYDSASETFSLSPEQAMVFVNKDSPVYLEGAFDLAAAMIEGEPKVEKSFRTGGGVRWGDTAGCLFCATGAFFRPGYVNNIVPSWIPALQGVEEKLGRGAKVADVGCGVGFSTILMAEAYPNARFIGYDFHQPSIDEANRHAKNHGVGDRVKFVAATAKDIMDTSFDLVTSYDCLHDMGDPRGCAAHMARILKNDGTWMIVEPIAGDRPADNMNPVGRLYYNASTMICVPTSLDQEVGEGLGAQAGEAKLTEVIRAGNFKTVRRAFSGPFNMVLEARP, encoded by the coding sequence ATGACACAGCTCGACGAAGCAAAACTCAACTCTTTCATTGGTAAAATGCTGGGTGATCTCGGCGGCGCCTTTAGCGTACCAACCGTCAGGATTGGCCTGCGACTGGGGCTCTTTGACGCGCTGCACCGCTCAGGTCCCGTGACCTCGGCGGGCCTGGCAGCGGCAGCGGGCGACCTGTCAGAGCGATACGTGCGGGAATGGGCTTTAGCACAGGCTGCAAACGGATACATCGACTACGACAGCGCTTCTGAAACCTTCAGTCTTTCCCCCGAACAGGCAATGGTTTTCGTCAACAAGGATAGCCCGGTCTACCTGGAAGGCGCCTTTGATCTGGCAGCAGCCATGATCGAGGGAGAACCAAAGGTCGAGAAATCGTTCAGGACCGGCGGCGGCGTACGCTGGGGTGATACTGCCGGCTGCCTGTTCTGTGCGACTGGGGCATTTTTCCGCCCAGGCTATGTCAATAATATCGTTCCCTCCTGGATACCTGCTCTGCAAGGGGTCGAAGAAAAACTCGGCAGAGGCGCCAAAGTGGCTGACGTCGGATGCGGCGTCGGTTTCTCCACCATCCTCATGGCAGAGGCGTACCCGAATGCACGTTTCATCGGTTACGATTTCCATCAACCATCGATCGACGAAGCCAACAGGCATGCCAAAAACCATGGCGTTGGCGATCGCGTCAAATTCGTCGCAGCAACCGCCAAAGACATCATGGACACCAGCTTCGATCTCGTCACCAGTTATGACTGCCTGCACGACATGGGAGATCCGCGTGGATGCGCTGCGCACATGGCGAGGATCCTCAAAAATGATGGAACGTGGATGATTGTAGAGCCGATTGCAGGCGATCGCCCGGCAGACAACATGAACCCGGTCGGCAGGCTCTACTACAACGCGTCGACCATGATCTGCGTGCCAACATCACTCGATCAGGAAGTTGGTGAAGGACTGGGGGCCCAGGCTGGGGAGGCAAAACTTACTGAGGTCATTCGCGCTGGCAACTTCAAGACTGTAAGGCGCGCATTTTCAGGGCCGTTCAACATGGTTCTTGAGGCACGGCCTTAA
- the vapC gene encoding tRNA(fMet)-specific endonuclease VapC yields MLKYMLDTNICIFTIKNKPQQVRDAFNLRSGQLCISSVSLMELIYGAEKSVSPKRNLDVVEGFASRLEVLPYDDIAASHTAQLRAELVRNGTPIGPYDQLIAGHARSRGFIVVTNNRREFDRVPGLRVEDWTV; encoded by the coding sequence ATGTTGAAATACATGCTGGATACAAACATCTGCATTTTTACCATCAAAAACAAGCCACAACAGGTGCGCGATGCATTCAATCTCCGCTCCGGCCAACTGTGCATAAGCTCAGTCAGCTTGATGGAGTTGATTTACGGGGCTGAGAAGTCAGTAAGTCCCAAGCGTAATTTGGATGTTGTCGAAGGTTTTGCGTCTCGCCTCGAAGTATTGCCTTATGATGACATTGCTGCGAGCCATACAGCCCAGCTCCGGGCCGAACTCGTTCGGAATGGAACCCCAATCGGACCTTATGACCAACTGATCGCGGGGCACGCGCGATCCCGTGGCTTTATCGTCGTGACAAATAATCGGCGTGAGTTTGATCGCGTGCCTGGGCTACGTGTTGAGGATTG
- a CDS encoding helix-turn-helix transcriptional regulator has product MARAALRWGVRDLATHAKVTPATITRLESGKTGHAATLIAIQVAFENAGLQFIEENGGGAGVRFSKPRTETQR; this is encoded by the coding sequence ATGGCTAGAGCAGCTTTAAGATGGGGTGTCAGGGATCTCGCAACACATGCGAAAGTCACACCTGCGACTATCACGCGCCTCGAATCTGGAAAAACAGGTCATGCGGCAACACTGATTGCCATCCAAGTCGCCTTCGAAAACGCCGGCCTGCAATTCATCGAGGAAAACGGTGGCGGTGCAGGCGTACGTTTCTCAAAACCGAGAACCGAAACACAACGCTAA
- a CDS encoding ankyrin repeat domain-containing protein: MRQFFLAGLLMMGLGGNASATILSAVERGDYQGLEQALAMGSSVDEKNAQGQTALMVAVWKNDIDAARLLLAAGADVNAKDGIQDSPFLVAGAQGRVDILRMILAHGADLTSTNRFGGTALIPAAEKGHPDAVDLLIAAGVNVDHVNRLGWTALLEVAILTDGGPTSQRIVRSLLQAGADVDIKDSDGKNALAHARARDLSAIATLLEASKAND; encoded by the coding sequence ATGCGGCAGTTTTTTCTAGCAGGGTTATTGATGATGGGACTGGGCGGCAATGCGTCAGCCACAATTTTGAGTGCCGTGGAACGTGGTGACTATCAAGGATTAGAGCAGGCATTGGCAATGGGCAGCTCTGTTGATGAGAAAAACGCACAGGGCCAAACAGCCCTCATGGTGGCAGTCTGGAAAAACGATATCGATGCCGCGCGTCTCCTCCTTGCCGCCGGAGCTGATGTGAATGCCAAGGACGGCATTCAAGATAGCCCATTTCTCGTGGCTGGCGCTCAAGGCCGTGTGGACATTCTACGGATGATCCTCGCGCACGGAGCCGATCTAACGAGCACAAACCGATTTGGCGGCACCGCTTTGATCCCTGCTGCGGAGAAGGGGCATCCTGATGCCGTCGACCTGCTCATTGCTGCAGGGGTTAATGTCGATCATGTCAACAGGCTTGGATGGACTGCCTTGCTCGAAGTTGCGATCTTAACGGATGGTGGTCCGACCTCGCAGCGCATCGTTCGCTCGTTGCTGCAGGCGGGAGCTGACGTGGACATCAAGGACTCTGACGGAAAGAATGCATTGGCCCACGCTCGGGCCCGTGACCTGTCGGCAATCGCCACGCTACTTGAAGCGTCTAAAGCAAATGACTGA
- a CDS encoding type II toxin-antitoxin system HipA family toxin has product MTTIFYESFPVANLIDRDGISLVYEETWERRASAFPISLTMPLRSGTYGPEQVMPWLANLLPETHLSEIGQQLKVSPQDIVGLLSRLGRDTAGAFSIGEPRRDGNHFRIVPDETALERILNELPERPFLVGERGVSMSLAGVQDKLPVYLGEDGKIAIPVDGTPSTHILKPDIRRLAGSVQNEAFCMVLARLCGLEAAEVTTGRAGKRDYLLVKRYDRIADAQGTIRRVHQEDFCQLLGLFPSEKYERTGLGQRGGASLVRMFEVLARYVSPAERLELLDAVVFNILICNSDSHAKNYSILVGAAGTAKLAPLYDLMCAAVYRQVDQSLPQLIATKSNANELHGNDWRQFASAVGLSPAVLTRRVGELTDIVTSKLEEALGETEHYPSFQREFGATLQFAIRKRCQRISRQIIG; this is encoded by the coding sequence GTGACCACCATCTTCTACGAGAGCTTTCCTGTTGCCAATCTCATTGACCGCGATGGGATTTCGCTTGTCTACGAGGAAACCTGGGAGCGGCGTGCTTCCGCTTTCCCAATTTCTCTGACAATGCCTTTGCGATCGGGTACTTACGGTCCTGAGCAAGTGATGCCATGGCTTGCCAACCTCCTGCCAGAGACACATCTCTCCGAGATAGGTCAACAGTTGAAGGTTTCACCGCAGGACATTGTGGGTCTTCTCTCACGCCTTGGTCGAGACACCGCCGGAGCCTTTTCGATCGGTGAACCGCGCCGAGACGGAAATCATTTTCGCATCGTGCCGGACGAGACCGCGCTTGAGCGGATTTTGAATGAGTTGCCCGAGAGACCCTTCCTCGTCGGGGAACGGGGCGTGTCTATGTCGCTCGCCGGAGTGCAGGACAAACTGCCGGTCTACCTTGGGGAAGATGGGAAGATCGCCATTCCCGTCGATGGTACCCCGTCCACGCATATCCTCAAACCGGACATCAGGCGCTTGGCTGGCAGTGTTCAGAATGAAGCCTTTTGCATGGTTCTCGCCAGGCTGTGCGGACTGGAGGCAGCGGAAGTGACGACGGGCCGCGCCGGTAAGCGTGACTACCTGCTCGTCAAACGCTATGATCGCATCGCCGATGCACAAGGGACGATACGCCGTGTGCATCAGGAGGATTTCTGCCAGCTACTCGGCCTTTTCCCTTCTGAAAAATATGAGCGGACCGGGCTCGGCCAACGCGGTGGCGCATCGCTCGTTCGAATGTTTGAAGTGCTGGCGCGTTACGTGTCACCGGCCGAAAGACTGGAGTTGCTAGATGCTGTGGTCTTCAATATTTTGATCTGCAACTCCGATTCCCACGCTAAGAACTATTCCATACTCGTCGGTGCAGCCGGAACTGCCAAACTCGCGCCTCTCTACGATCTGATGTGTGCAGCGGTCTATAGACAGGTAGATCAGTCGCTCCCGCAGCTGATCGCGACTAAGAGTAATGCTAACGAACTCCACGGCAATGACTGGCGGCAATTCGCATCAGCCGTCGGTCTCAGTCCTGCCGTCCTAACTAGACGGGTAGGGGAGCTCACCGACATAGTTACGTCAAAGCTCGAAGAGGCACTGGGAGAGACAGAGCACTATCCATCTTTTCAGCGAGAGTTTGGGGCAACACTTCAATTCGCCATCCGGAAGCGATGCCAGCGGATCAGTCGACAGATTATCGGGTAG
- a CDS encoding type II toxin-antitoxin system YhaV family toxin: MLTINGSTILAHPLFLDQLEKLTNAVEMLKARKPDEYQKNASTKLLAALSKLVFQTIPADPTATVYRQGSTLGEAHKHWFRAKFGNGRFRLFFRYDSTAKVIIFAWVNDENTLRTYGAKSDAYNVFKEMLEDGNPPDNWAVLRKAVSEQVAVDRLEKASPPQP; encoded by the coding sequence ATGCTGACTATCAATGGCTCGACCATTCTCGCGCACCCCCTCTTTCTCGATCAGTTGGAAAAGCTGACCAACGCTGTTGAGATGCTGAAGGCCAGGAAGCCAGACGAATACCAAAAGAACGCGAGCACGAAACTCCTGGCCGCTTTGAGCAAGTTGGTGTTCCAGACAATACCTGCCGATCCGACCGCAACCGTCTATCGTCAGGGTTCCACGCTTGGCGAGGCGCACAAGCACTGGTTCCGGGCGAAGTTCGGCAATGGCCGCTTCCGCCTGTTTTTCCGCTACGACTCGACCGCGAAAGTCATCATATTCGCCTGGGTGAATGATGAAAATACTTTGCGGACCTATGGCGCGAAGAGCGATGCGTACAATGTTTTCAAAGAGATGCTGGAGGACGGCAACCCGCCTGACAATTGGGCCGTGCTTCGCAAGGCCGTGTCCGAGCAGGTCGCAGTGGACCGCCTAGAAAAAGCCTCACCTCCGCAGCCGTGA
- a CDS encoding BA14K family protein, whose translation MKKISIVLMAAFTALSGIVPATAAPLYAVPKQPVIQTDIDQVQYRHDRDRRGPPRWERDRRPDYRRPPPRHGWHNGYQGYRDRRPGYRRYNDGWWYPLAAFGAGAIIGGAIANQPAPPPPAYGRLSQAHINWCSSRYRTYRAYDNTYAPQVGVRAQCVSPY comes from the coding sequence ATGAAGAAGATTTCAATCGTGCTGATGGCAGCGTTCACAGCATTGTCTGGCATTGTCCCAGCCACTGCGGCTCCCCTATACGCCGTGCCGAAACAGCCCGTCATCCAGACCGATATCGACCAGGTTCAATATCGTCATGATCGCGACCGACGCGGTCCCCCACGCTGGGAGAGAGATCGCCGTCCAGATTATCGCCGTCCGCCACCGCGTCACGGCTGGCATAACGGTTACCAAGGCTATCGGGATCGTCGCCCCGGCTACCGCCGTTATAATGATGGCTGGTGGTATCCTCTGGCCGCGTTCGGTGCAGGTGCAATTATTGGTGGAGCAATAGCAAACCAGCCTGCGCCGCCGCCTCCAGCTTATGGACGGCTCAGCCAGGCGCATATAAACTGGTGCTCATCGCGTTACCGCACCTACCGGGCCTACGACAATACCTATGCCCCGCAGGTTGGCGTGCGGGCGCAGTGCGTATCGCCGTACTGA
- a CDS encoding AbrB family transcriptional regulator produces MGALLKEESTITAKGQTTVPKSVRQVLGVDYGGRIAFCVDDQHRVYVEKATEEAGDPVVDRFLEFLARDMSKHPGTSIATLPDSLRDRVAALVGDMDIDLDAEIDGDVAL; encoded by the coding sequence ATGGGCGCGCTGCTGAAAGAAGAAAGCACCATCACCGCGAAGGGGCAGACCACAGTTCCCAAGAGCGTCCGGCAGGTTTTGGGGGTGGACTACGGCGGGCGCATCGCCTTCTGCGTAGACGATCAGCACCGGGTTTATGTCGAGAAGGCGACGGAAGAGGCCGGCGATCCAGTCGTAGATCGATTCCTCGAATTTCTGGCGCGGGACATGAGTAAACACCCCGGGACATCAATCGCCACGCTGCCCGACAGCCTGCGCGATCGCGTGGCCGCGCTTGTCGGGGACATGGATATCGACCTCGATGCCGAAATTGACGGGGATGTCGCGCTCTAG